Proteins co-encoded in one Saccharomyces cerevisiae S288C chromosome II, complete sequence genomic window:
- the YSW1 gene encoding Ysw1p (Protein required for normal prospore membrane formation; interacts with Gip1p, which is the meiosis-specific regulatory subunit of the Glc7p protein phosphatase; expressed specifically in spores and localizes to the prospore membrane; YSW1 has a paralog, SPO21, that arose from the whole genome duplication) — translation MSSLADTVEGSEAKRGRFSNNALTSDTGILQKNSTLRNWFLKPTADLKNSCEDRVEDDVNDVYLNDKNSQKSVEERKLGRKVRSFFKQTNSNKDESVLEDEDDALVWKKTSNKCAKKENSHDIQKGSFTKKIRNSIFKSANDVKEFRNENNLLLPVELSSDDENESHFTDANSHVMQSKSPEKIPSKDQCLTKGAKNKGLKKEYEKSFEEYSDDSDDEFSPATPPENVLEGPYKFVFQTPNTFTSQPNITVENDFHKGGRHVIDYLNKKLATMNIDIDLTSGGKQNVSWEEELDQLSDHVIESITNHISKGRMHAQEKQDELEKLKLENLNLSTLKQENLQHKQEINSLKDNLESISKKNNDLILEMNKLKKKSTNNKTNEYISTDENENEEITKSNMGPGILELNVNETSKKLQQSTFKPSKYLPRETRNNENRLKHLEKRIFGLEKSLEKKKKQVRADSVRLDLNRYTIDQFLTLLKSLSEVLQFHNVYGNDLKENDDNIIKIETCCSALNMKNCFEDSSFRLQENSFKRQLGPLFANINFSLIDQLTMNFRFYERSANFQKETIGGLRMMLQDKDNYIKTLMQHLKKKESTKLIKDSKNGASTLTS, via the coding sequence ATGTCCAGCTTAGCCGATACAGTAGAGGGTAGCGAGGCCAAACGCGGCAGATTTTCCAACAATGCATTAACCTCCGATACTGGTATTTTACAGAAAAATAGTACATTAAGAAACTGGTTTTTAAAACCGACAGCAGACCTAAAAAATAGTTGCGAAGATAGAGTTGAAGATGACGTCAATGATGTCTACTTAAATGACAAAAACTCACAAAAATctgttgaagaaagaaaactaggaagaaaagttagatcttttttcaaacaaacAAACTCAAATAAGGACGAGTCTGTGttggaagatgaagatgatgcGTTAgtttggaagaaaactaGCAATAAGTGTgcaaaaaaggaaaattccCATGACATCCAAAAAGGAAGtttcacaaaaaaaatcagaaacaGTATTTTCAAGAGTGCAAATGACGTGAAAGAATTCAGGAATGAAAATAACTTACTATTGCCCGTTGAACTttcttctgatgatgaGAATGAGTCTCATTTCACTGATGCTAACTCACATGTTATGCAATCAAAAAGTCCCGAGAAAATACCTTCCAAGGATCAATGCTTGACTAAAGGCGCTAAGAATAAAGGTctgaaaaaggaatatgaaaaaagttttgaagAGTATAGCGACGACAGTGACGATGAATTTTCTCCTGCTACTCCACCGGAGAATGTTCTTGAAGGTCCTTACAAATTTGTGTTTCAGACACCAAACACATTTACATCTCAGCCTAATATAACAGTAGAAAATGATTTTCACAAAGGTGGGAGACATGTGATTGACTATctgaacaaaaaattggcTACTATGAACATTGATATTGATTTGACTTCAGGGGGGAAACAAAACGTATCTTGGGAGGAAGAGCTCGACCAATTGAGCGACCACGTTATAGAAAGTATTACTAACCACATTTCAAAGGGTAGAATGCACGCACAAGAGAAGCAAGATGAGTTGGAAAAGTTAAAATTGGAGAATTTGAACTTGTCAACATTaaagcaagaaaatctCCAACATAAGCAGGAAATTAACTCATTGAAAGACAACCTTGAATCCAttagtaaaaaaaacaatgatCTTATATTGGAAATgaacaaattgaaaaaaaaaagtacgAATAATAAAACAAATGAGTACATATCTACGGAtgaaaacgaaaatgaGGAGATTACCAAATCCAATATGGGTCCTGGCATTTTAGAACTGAACGTCAACgaaacttcaaaaaaattacagcAATCCACATTCAAACCCTCGAAATATCTTCCAAGAGAAACGAgaaacaatgaaaatagATTAAAACACTTGGAAAAGAGAATATTTGGCTTAGAAAAAtctcttgaaaaaaaaaaaaaacaggtAAGGGCTGACAGCGTTAGATTAGACTTGAATAGATATACTATCGACCAGTTTTTGACATTACTGAAAAGCCTCAGCGAGGTTTTGCAATTCCACAATGTTTATGGCAATGATTTGAAGGAAAACGAcgataatattataaagaTTGAAACCTGCTGTAGTGCGCTaaacatgaaaaattgtttCGAAGACTCCTCATTTCGTTTACAAGAAAACAGCTTCAAGAGGCAATTGGGCCCTCTGTTCGCAAACATCAACTTCTCCTTAATCGACCAACTGACAATGAACTTCAGGTTCTACGAGAGATCTGCCAATTTCCAGAAGGAAACAATAGGTGGGTTAAGAATGATGCTACAAGATAAGGATAACTATATCAAAACACTGATGCaacatttgaagaaaaaagagagtACAAAGTTGATAAAAGACAGCAAGAATGGCGCCTCCACCTTAACATCTTAA